The following proteins come from a genomic window of Pseudomonas cichorii:
- a CDS encoding LysR substrate-binding domain-containing protein, producing MQIKWLDDLLAIAEWKNFSRAAEVRCVTQSALSRRIRSLEEWVGVELVDRGTYPVRLTAAGSAFCEESREVLAGLLRLRSTLREVERMPGRSIQVTAGHSLSMTFLPKWLSQFQQQNEQFNARVVAANIHDAVIALEEGSCDLMIVYHHPLAPIMLNAERFGSLALGHDAFIPLCAPDKKGQPLYRLPGSAAKPVPHLAYTATTFLGRVADIVTKNGPTPLNLERCYEADMAMLLMRMAIEGYGVAWLPQSAVVDELERGLLVRAGGEEWSTRLEIRSYCAIANQNPTMRKLWKTLEGASRLNQ from the coding sequence ATGCAAATCAAATGGCTGGACGATCTTCTGGCTATCGCCGAATGGAAAAACTTTTCCCGTGCGGCCGAAGTTCGTTGCGTGACCCAATCGGCCCTGTCGCGACGGATTCGCTCACTTGAAGAGTGGGTGGGCGTCGAGCTGGTTGACCGTGGCACCTATCCCGTGCGACTTACCGCTGCCGGAAGCGCCTTCTGTGAAGAGAGCCGTGAAGTGTTGGCAGGCTTGCTGAGGCTGCGCTCAACCTTGCGCGAAGTGGAACGCATGCCTGGGCGTTCCATTCAGGTCACGGCCGGGCACAGCCTGTCGATGACGTTTCTGCCCAAGTGGCTTTCGCAGTTTCAGCAACAGAACGAGCAATTCAACGCACGGGTTGTCGCCGCCAACATCCATGATGCCGTGATTGCTCTGGAGGAGGGCAGTTGCGACCTGATGATCGTCTACCACCATCCCCTTGCGCCCATCATGCTGAATGCCGAACGCTTCGGCAGCCTGGCCTTGGGGCATGACGCTTTCATCCCCTTGTGCGCCCCGGACAAGAAAGGCCAGCCGTTGTACCGCTTGCCGGGCAGCGCCGCAAAACCCGTCCCGCACCTTGCCTACACCGCAACGACGTTTCTGGGGCGTGTCGCTGATATCGTCACCAAGAATGGCCCGACTCCCCTCAATCTGGAGCGCTGCTACGAAGCGGACATGGCCATGCTCCTGATGCGCATGGCCATCGAAGGCTACGGCGTGGCCTGGTTGCCACAAAGCGCGGTTGTTGACGAGCTTGAACGAGGGTTACTGGTAAGAGCCGGTGGCGAAGAGTGGAGTACTCGTCTGGAAATCCGTTCTTACTGCGCGATAGCCAATCAGAACCCGACCATGCGCAAACTCTGGAAAACGCTGGAAGGGGCTTCGCGGCTGAATCAGTAA
- a CDS encoding biliverdin-producing heme oxygenase encodes MSTATLAEPLSRAKRLKAGTHTEHDNINDLVMRNAPFQSIENYGNFLRLQHGFHGALQPVYLNENLNELLPGLSQLDRFPAVEADLNDLQIPTPHTPAPAAIGSVYHALGWLYCSEGSNLGAAILFKHTRQLDLNETHGARHLAAHEDGRALHWRAFVQQLDALELTEEQDKEVIAGARAAFDFYRDRLQQVYGVV; translated from the coding sequence ATGTCCACCGCCACCCTTGCAGAACCGCTATCACGCGCCAAACGACTGAAAGCCGGGACTCATACCGAACACGACAACATCAACGATCTGGTCATGCGCAACGCGCCCTTTCAGAGCATTGAAAACTACGGCAACTTCCTGCGCCTGCAACATGGTTTTCATGGTGCGCTGCAACCGGTCTACCTCAATGAAAACCTGAACGAATTGCTGCCAGGCCTGAGCCAGCTCGACCGCTTCCCGGCCGTCGAAGCGGACCTGAACGATCTGCAGATCCCCACGCCGCACACCCCGGCACCGGCCGCCATCGGCTCGGTCTATCATGCACTGGGCTGGCTGTATTGCAGCGAAGGCTCGAACCTGGGCGCTGCCATCCTGTTCAAACACACTCGCCAGCTCGACCTGAACGAAACCCACGGCGCCCGCCACCTTGCCGCCCACGAAGACGGCCGCGCCCTGCACTGGCGCGCCTTCGTCCAGCAACTGGATGCACTGGAACTGACTGAAGAACAGGACAAGGAAGTGATTGCCGGGGCACGGGCGGCGTTTGATTTCTATCGTGACCGGTTGCAGCAGGTGTATGGCGTGGTTTGA